One Gossypium raimondii isolate GPD5lz chromosome 3, ASM2569854v1, whole genome shotgun sequence genomic window carries:
- the LOC128039617 gene encoding uncharacterized protein LOC128039617 — protein sequence MPRRRDDVLPTTSTGEGTSYAADDCGLEGESDVDPPREPGPDGAEVELFSEPEPIPIEGEYGDMSADDEENPRFRAYAPPAHMHNVDLSADDALEFPDLPHQVRDRTSSGVDVGELEVGNQFTNKDSFIGALKQHSIKNGVNYHVVKSKSDKFEVKCAVQDGTCSWKIVASLRKRTGLWEIKKYKGPHTCAAGVSEDHPKMDSAMLASLILPTIKVDPWTSVPVIIANIRSQMGYTPSYRKAWIAKQKALEKMHSGWDASYNEIWQWCQVLERYVPGAITDLQTEHAYYNGRLLRGCQVFKRLF from the exons atgcccagaagaagggatgacgtactacctacgacatcaaccggtgaggggacgtcgtacgctgcagatgattgtgggttagaaggtgagtccgatgtggatccacctcgagagcccggtccggatggtgcagaggtggaattattttctgaaccggagcctattccaataGAAGGTGAATATGGTGATATGAGtgcagatgatgaagaaaatccacgatttaGAGCATAtgcacctccagcccacatgcataatgtcgatctatcagcagatgatgcgttagagtttccagatctaccacaccaggtgcgcgatcgtacaagttcgggagtAGATGttggtgaacttgaagttggtaatcagtttaccaataaggatagttttattggtgctttgaaacagcatagcatcaaaaacggcgttaattaccacgtcgttaaatcaaaatctgataagtttgaggtgaagtgtgcggtgcaagacggcacatgttcatggaaaatcgtcgcctcgttaaggaagaggacagggttgtgggagatcaaaaagtacaaaggtccacatacatgtgctgcag GTGTTTCAGAAGATCATCcgaaaatggattcagctatgttggctagcttgatactgcccacgataaaagTAGATCCTtggacttcagtgccggtgataattgccaatatccgtagccaaatggggtacacgccctcttaccgcaaggcttggatagctaagcaaaaggcattggagaagatgcatagtgggtgggacgcctcttataatgaaatatggcaatggtgtcaggtgctagagagatacgtcccaggtgccatcacagaccttcaAACGGAACATGCatactacaacggccgattgctacgtggatgccaagtgttcaaacgcctattttgA